The following proteins come from a genomic window of Malus sylvestris chromosome 4, drMalSylv7.2, whole genome shotgun sequence:
- the LOC126618520 gene encoding lipid phosphate phosphatase gamma-like: MVSASLKAVTLTYVQYQRGDQLGHFLAWISLVPVFINFGGFFCHFFFRRELQGMFFFVGLVISQIINELIKDFFQQARPETCAILEMCDSHGWPSSHSQYMFFFATYFTLLTYKGIGLWDTKNKLAVVFLPWVLALLTMYSRVYLGYHTVAQVFAGSAFGVFLGAVWFWVVNSVLYRSFPMIEESWFGRYFYIKDTSHIPNVLKFEYDNARDARSKLAAKIN, from the coding sequence ATGGTTTCGGCGTCTCTCAAAGCCGTGACGCTGACTTACGTCCAGTACCAGAGAGGCGACCAACTGGGTCACTTCCTCGCTTGGATTTCCCTCGTCCCAGTATTCATCAACTTCGGCGGCTTCTTCTGCCACTTCTTCTTCCGCCGTGAACTCCAGGGCATGTTCTTCTTCGTCGGCCTTGTAATCTCCCAGATCATCAACGAgctcatcaaggatttcttccAGCAAGCTCGGCCGGAAACCTGCGCTATACTCGAGATGTGCGATTCGCACGGGTGGCCGTCGAGTCACTCGCAGTACATGTTCTTCTTCGCCACATACTTCACCCTCTTGACTTACAAGGGGATTGGGCTCTGGGACACCAAGAACAAGTTGGCGGTGGTTTTTCTTCCATGGGTTCTGGCTTTGCTGACTATGTATTCGAGGGTTTATTTGGGTTACCACACGGTGGCTCAGGTGTTTGCGGGATCGGCTTTTGGAGTGTTTCTGGGGGCGGTGTGGTTCTGGGTTGTGAACTCTGTGCTTTACCGTAGCTTTCCGATGATCGAAGAGAGCTGGTTTGGGAGGTATTTTTATATCAAGGATACTTCTCATATACCCAATGTGTTGAAGTTTGAGTATGATAATGCGCGGGATGCGAGGAGCAAACTGGCTGCCAAGATTAACTGA